A single region of the Gossypium arboreum isolate Shixiya-1 chromosome 12, ASM2569848v2, whole genome shotgun sequence genome encodes:
- the LOC108487071 gene encoding LOW QUALITY PROTEIN: uncharacterized protein LOC108487071 (The sequence of the model RefSeq protein was modified relative to this genomic sequence to represent the inferred CDS: inserted 1 base in 1 codon) — MEKVEELASNVEEEVGEVLEQTRELQESGASLLWRLSNEEQSLRQRANSLESSIRRLRSLITSVLSQKLLDPELADKLEEDLERARCFVTDGDAAAFLPAKYQGKFLKTFLGXINVRASRKDVQLKVKEEYNSYRDRTAFLFLLFPLTLLILRSWIWEGCLPAFPVQLYQAWLLFLYTGLALRENILRSNGSDICPWWIYHHYCAMAMALVSITWEVKGQPNCTQKQRGVELFFQWAMMQGVAMLLQNRYQRQRLYTRIALGKAKRMDVVWGETAGVDGQLWVLCPILFLMQGFEAYVGVLLLKTAFFWVVPEWQIIFCGILLVVMAVGNFINTVQTLVAKSRFKAKMKKTKGKQEL, encoded by the exons ATGGAGAAGGTGGAGGAATTGGCGAGTAACGTGGAAGAAGAAGTAGGGGAAGTGCTGGAGCAAACGAGGGAGTTGCAAGAATCAGGCGCTTCGCTTTTATGGAGGCTATCCAATGAGGAGCAATCCCTTCGTCAAAGAGCTAATTCCCTCGAATCCTCTATTCGCCGCCTCCGTTCCTTGATCACTTCCGTACTCTCTCAAAAGCTTTTGGATCCCGAGCTCGCCGACAAG CTCGAAGAGGATTTAGAGAGAGCCAGATGCTTTGTAACCGATGGAGATGCCGCTGCTTTTCTTCCTGCCAAATATCAGG GAAAATTTTTGAAGACGTTTCTGG CAATAAATGTGCGTGCATCTCGCAAAGACGTCCAGTTGAAAGTTAAAGAGGAATATAACAGCTACAGA GATAGGACTGCCTTTCTGTTTCTTCTCTTCCCATTAACTTTGCTTATTTTAAGATCTTGGATCTGGGAAGGATGCTTGCCTGCATTTCCAGTTCAGCTGTACCAG GCATGGTTGTTGTTCCTTTACACTGGTTTGGCTTTACGTGAGAACATATTGCGGTCAAATGGAAGTGATATTTGTCCATG GTGGATATACCATCACTATTGTGCCATGGCTATGGCCCTAGTTAGTATCACTTGGGAGGTTAAAGGACAGCCTAATTGTACTCAGAAGCAG AGGGGTGTAGAACTTTTCTTTCAATGGGCTATGATGCAAGGGGTTGCCATGCTTCTTCAAAATAGATATCAGCGCCAAAGACTTTATACTCGTATTGCCCTAGGAA AGGCTAAGAGAATGGATGTTGTCTGGGGAGAAACGGCTGGTGTAGATGGTCAGTTGTGGGTTTTATGTCCAATACTTTTCCTTATGCAG GGTTTCGAGGCATATGTTGGAGTACTATTGCTCAAGACAGCATTTTTTTGGGTTGTTCCTGAATGGCAG ATAATTTTTTGTGGCATACTTTTGGTTGTTATGGCTGTTGGGAACTTTATAAACACGGTACAGACACTCGTTGCCAAGTCAAGGTTTAAGGCAAAGATGAAAAAAACAAAGGGCAAGCAAGAGTTGTAG
- the LOC108487157 gene encoding uncharacterized protein LOC108487157 yields MWLAGLVKNNVKGGNGGVGSLLVRYMSRTRAVNVRKINPKVPIPEAKSIASSLYDLIKQRGPLTVPNTWTLAQEAGIGGLNSKTHMKIMLKWMRGRKLLKLFCNQVGSNKKFLHCTLPEEPRTEQSESLPEPVLQTKKKPSAKRKKKTKK; encoded by the exons ATGTGGTTAGCGGGGTTGGTGAAGAACAACGTAAAGGGAGGGAATGGCGGCGTTGGGAGTCTACTGGTTCGATACATGTCGAGAACTAGGGCAGTAAATGTGAGAAAGATCAATCCAAAAGTACCCATTCCGGAAGCTAAATCCATCGCCAGTTCCCTATATGACCTCATCAAGCAACGTGGTCCTCTCACCGTTCCCAACACTTGGACTCTCGCCCAG GAAGCTGGAATTGGTGGATTAAACAGCAAAACACACATGAAGATAATGCTCAAATGGATGAGGGGAAGAAAATTGTTAAAGTTGTTCTGCAACCAAGTTGGGTCCAACAAGAAATTTTTGCACTGTACGCTGCCGGAAGAACCTCGAACTGAACAATCAGAAAGCCTTCCAGAGCCTGTACTGCAAACCAAGAAGAAGCCTTCTGCTAAGAGAAAGAAGAAAACTAAAAAATGA
- the LOC108487023 gene encoding 60S ribosomal protein L9-1-like, with product MKTILSSETMDIPDGVNIKVKAKMIEVEGPRGKLTRNFKHLNLDFHLTKDEETGKRKLRIEAWFGTRKTSAAIRTALSHIENLITGVTKGYRYKMRFVYAHFPINASITGGNKSIEIRNFLGEKKVRKVDMLEGVSITRSEKVKDEIVLDGNDIELVSRSAALINQKCHVKNKDIRKFLDGIYVSEKGRIAEEE from the exons ATGAAGACCATACTCTCATCAGAGACCATGGATATCCCCGATGGGGTCAACATCAAAGTGAAGGCTAAAATGATCGAGGTTGAAGGTCCCAGGGGTAAGCTTACACGTAACTTCAAGCACCTCAACCTCGATTTCCACCTCACCAAGGACGAGGAGACGGGCAAGCGTAAGCTCAGGATCGAGGCCTGGTTCGGTACTAGGAAGACCAGCGCCGCCATCCGTACCGCCCTCAGCCACATCGAGAATCTCATCACCGGTGTCACCAAAGGTTACCGGTACAAGATGAGGTTCGTCTACGCTCACTTTCCGATCAACGCCTCTATCACTGGCGGCAACAAGTCCATCGAGATCCGTAACTTCCTTGGCGAGAAGAAG GTGCGTAAGGTGGATATGTTGGAAGGGGTTTCCATTACTCGATCCGAGAAGGTTAAGGATGAGATCGTTTTGGATGGTAATGATATTGAACTCGTGTCTCGTTCAGCAGCTTTGATAAACCAG AAATGTCATGTGAAGAACAAGGATATTAGAAAGTTTCTTGACGGTATCTATGTTAGCGAAAAGGGCAGGATCGCCGAAGAGGAATGA
- the LOC108487436 gene encoding nuclear pore complex protein NUP98A-like isoform X1 gives MFGATSQKVHPDNALFCAHLHPSLFLGRPTMQVAISLHLNLPLVVQPPFAFQTGSSIFGGSSTEVFGAAQFSSPFLSTTAFGASSSPAFGSSMPAFGSSSSPAFGSSSASFGGSSVFGQKPAFGFGSTPTQSSPFGITACIWFPDTISQSAFGSSTSAFAAASTPAFGVTSTPAFGSTGSSAFGSTGTAFGVSNSPVFGTVGTFGASSAPAFGTSLTHAFGASNSAFGTSKTPVFGVSSSAFGVSDTPSFGSSSTPSFSSGSSPAFGQSTPAFASSPFGTTTIGAQGSFGPRCSAPAFGQSTFGAQRGGSRVASYPPTIDADSSIGTQPAEKLESISAMPVYKDKSHEELRWEDYQLGDKVGLQPTARPPGGICFGVSTAPTSPCGSSPTFGQTSANPHSITSTNPFSLKSPSFSSVGFATSTTTSNPSQSTSSSLFDPISSTTSVFISPLTPTFGTGSSLFSSSVTPSFPSSPSIFGTAAVPAAMPAFATGLNFSSSQASPLFNSTPAIGQVTSTFGQNTGSFDQTSILNTPSTGFCGNMFSSPLLLAPANNPAAFGPATASRSGNLYYHSSFLSYL, from the exons ATGTTTGGTGCAACTAGCC AAAAAGTGCATCCTGATAATGCTTTGTTCTGTG CCCATTTGCATCCCAGTCTGTTTTTGGGGAGACCAACAATGCAAGTAGCAATCAGTTTGCACCTAAACCTTCCTTTGGTAGTCCAACCCCCTTTTGCTTTCCAAACAGGGAGTTCAATATTTGGGGGTTCTTCTACTGAAGTGTTTGGTGCAGCCCAGTTTTCTTCTCCCTTTTTGTCAACCACAGCCTTCGGTGCCTCTTCATCTCCGGCTTTTGGAAGTTCTATGCCTGCTTTtggatcttcttcttctcctGCTTTTGGCAGCTCATCAGCATCTTTTGGTG GATCTTCTGTTTTTGGTCAGAAGCCGGCATTTGGCTTTGGGTCTACTCCCACTCAATCAAGTCCTTTTGGAATCACAGCCTGCATTTGGTTCCCCGATACCATTTCCCAGTCTGCATTCGGTTCCAGTACTTCTGCCTTCGCTGCTGCAAGCACTCCTGCCTTCGGTGTCACAAGCACTCCTGCCTTCGGTTCAACTGGAAGTTCAGCATTTGGGAGCACTGGAACTGCATTTGGTGTGTCTAATTCCCCGGTATTTGGAACAGTAGGCACATTTGGAGCATCAAGCGCACCAGCTTTTGGCACTTCTCTCACTCATGCTTTTGGAGCATCAAATTCTGCTTTTGGCACTTCCAAGACTCCTGTTTTTGGAGTGTCAAGTTCTGCTTTTGGCGTTTCCGACACTCCTTCTTTTGGATCATCTTCTACTCCTTCATTCAGCTCTGGGTCTAGCCCTGCTTTTGGCCAATCAACACCAGCATTTGCCAGTAGTCCTTTTGGAACAACTACAATTGGAGCACAGGGTTCTTTTG GACCCCGATGTTCTGCACCAGCATTTGGACAGTCAACTTTTGGGGCTCAACGTGGGGGAAGTAGAGTTGCTTCTTACCCACCTACAATTGACGCTGATAGTAGCATTGGTACACAGCCTGCTGAGAAGTTGGAGTCAATTTCAGCTATGCCTGTTTACAAAGATAAAAGTCATGAGGAGCTGAGATGGGAGGATTATCAATTAGGAGATAAAG TTGGACTGCAGCCAACCGCGCGGCCCCCTGGAGGGATTTGCTTTGGTGTGTCAACTGCACCTACAAGTCCTTGTGGTTCTTCTCCAACATTTGGCCAAACATCTGCAAATCCTCATTCCATCACAAGTACCAATCCATTTAGTCTAAAATCTCCATCCTTCAGCAGTGTAGGCTTTGCAACCTCGACTACTACCTCAAACCCTTCCCAATCAACATCATCAAGCCTTTTTGACCCAATTTCCTCAACAACTTCAGTATTTATTTCACCTTTGACTCCTACATTTGGAACTGGTTCATCTCTTTTTAGTTCATCTGTCACTCCTTCATTTCCATCTTCACCATCTATTTTTGGTACTGCTGCAGTTCCTGCAGCAATGCCAGCATTTGCTACCGGTTTAAATTTTAGCAGCAGCCAAGCATCCCCTTTGTTCAATTCTACCCCTGCAATTGGGCAGGTGACCTCTACTTTTGGACAGAATACTGGTAGCTTTGACCAAACAAGCATTTTAAACACACCTTCAACTGGGTTTTGCGGGAATATGTTTTCTAGCCCTCTACTGTTGGCTCCTGCTAACAACCCAGCTGCCTTTGGCCCGGCAACTGCAAGTCGCTCAGGAAATCTTTACTATCATTCTTCCTTTTTATCATACTTATGA
- the LOC108487213 gene encoding probable cinnamyl alcohol dehydrogenase 1 isoform X2 has protein sequence MDSQTKTENCLGWAATDPTGVLSPYKFSRRPLGSDDVSIKITHCGVCYADVIWSRNMLGDSIYPLVPGHEIAGIVKEVGSNVQGIKVGDHVGVGTYVNSCRNCEYCNDGVEVQCVKGPVFTFNHIDVDGTVTKGGYSSHIVVHERYCFKIPNNYPLASAAPLLCAGITVYTPMMRYNMNQPGKSLGVIGLGGLGHMAVKFGKAFGLSVTVLSTSTSKKEEALSLLGADNFIVTSDQEQGLSKSLDFIIDTASGDHPFDPYLSLLKSAGVYALVGFPSEIKFSPASLNMGMKTFAGSVTGGTKMIQEMISFCAARKIYPQIEVIPIQYANEALERLVKKDVKYRFVIDIENTLK, from the exons ATGGATTCCCAGACCAAAACAGAGAATTGCCTTGGATGGGCTGCTACAGATCCAACTGGTGTTCTATCACCATACAAATTCAGTCGCAG GCCTCTAGGAAGTGATGATGTTTCCATAAAAATTACTCATTGTGGAGTTTGTTATGCTGATGTTATTTGGTCGAGGAATATGTTAGGAGATTCAATATATCCTTTGGTGCCTGG TCATGAGATTGCTGGTATTGTGAAGGAGGTCGGTTCCAATGTTCAAGGCATCAAGGTCGGCGATCATGTCGGAGTGGGAACTTATGTCAACTCATGTAGAAATTGCGAGTATTGCAATGATGGCGTTGAAGTGCAATGTGTAAAAGGGCCGGTTTTCACTTTTAATCATATTGATGTTGATGGAACAGTCACAAAAGGCGGATATTCTAGCCATATTGTTGTCCACGAAAG ATACTGCTTCAAAATACCAAACAACTATCCATTGGCTTCAGCAGCACCTCTGCTTTGTGCTGGGATCACTGTTTATACACCAATGATGCGCTATAACATGAACCAACCTGGCAAATCTTTAGGGGTAATCGGGCTCGGCGGTCTTGGTCACATGGCAGTGAAGTTCGGGAAGGCTTTCGGGTTGTCAGTAACAGTTCTTAGCACGAGCACCTCTAAGAAAGAGGAAGCTCTGAGTCTGCTCGGTGCAGACAATTTTATTGTCACATCTGACCAAGAGCAG GGCCTATCAAAATCATTGGACTTTATAATCGACACTGCATCTGGTGATCATCCATTTGATCCCTACTTGTCTCTCCTCAAGTCTGCTGGTGTTTATGCCCTCGTTGGGTTCCCGAGTGAAATCAAATTTAGCCCTGCAAGCCTTAATATGG GTATGAAAACATTCGCAGGAAGTGTAACAGGGGGAACTAAAATGATTCAAGAAATGATAAGTTTTTGTGCTGCTCGTAAAATATACCCACAGATTGAGGTAATCCCTATCCAATACGCCAATGAAGCTCTTGAAAGGCTGGTAAAGAAAGATGTTAAGTACCGATTTGTGATCGACATCGAGAACACCCTGAAATGA
- the LOC108487436 gene encoding nuclear pore complex protein NUP98A-like isoform X2 translates to MFGATSPHLHPSLFLGRPTMQVAISLHLNLPLVVQPPFAFQTGSSIFGGSSTEVFGAAQFSSPFLSTTAFGASSSPAFGSSMPAFGSSSSPAFGSSSASFGGSSVFGQKPAFGFGSTPTQSSPFGITACIWFPDTISQSAFGSSTSAFAAASTPAFGVTSTPAFGSTGSSAFGSTGTAFGVSNSPVFGTVGTFGASSAPAFGTSLTHAFGASNSAFGTSKTPVFGVSSSAFGVSDTPSFGSSSTPSFSSGSSPAFGQSTPAFASSPFGTTTIGAQGSFGPRCSAPAFGQSTFGAQRGGSRVASYPPTIDADSSIGTQPAEKLESISAMPVYKDKSHEELRWEDYQLGDKVGLQPTARPPGGICFGVSTAPTSPCGSSPTFGQTSANPHSITSTNPFSLKSPSFSSVGFATSTTTSNPSQSTSSSLFDPISSTTSVFISPLTPTFGTGSSLFSSSVTPSFPSSPSIFGTAAVPAAMPAFATGLNFSSSQASPLFNSTPAIGQVTSTFGQNTGSFDQTSILNTPSTGFCGNMFSSPLLLAPANNPAAFGPATASRSGNLYYHSSFLSYL, encoded by the exons ATGTTTGGTGCAACTAGCC CCCATTTGCATCCCAGTCTGTTTTTGGGGAGACCAACAATGCAAGTAGCAATCAGTTTGCACCTAAACCTTCCTTTGGTAGTCCAACCCCCTTTTGCTTTCCAAACAGGGAGTTCAATATTTGGGGGTTCTTCTACTGAAGTGTTTGGTGCAGCCCAGTTTTCTTCTCCCTTTTTGTCAACCACAGCCTTCGGTGCCTCTTCATCTCCGGCTTTTGGAAGTTCTATGCCTGCTTTtggatcttcttcttctcctGCTTTTGGCAGCTCATCAGCATCTTTTGGTG GATCTTCTGTTTTTGGTCAGAAGCCGGCATTTGGCTTTGGGTCTACTCCCACTCAATCAAGTCCTTTTGGAATCACAGCCTGCATTTGGTTCCCCGATACCATTTCCCAGTCTGCATTCGGTTCCAGTACTTCTGCCTTCGCTGCTGCAAGCACTCCTGCCTTCGGTGTCACAAGCACTCCTGCCTTCGGTTCAACTGGAAGTTCAGCATTTGGGAGCACTGGAACTGCATTTGGTGTGTCTAATTCCCCGGTATTTGGAACAGTAGGCACATTTGGAGCATCAAGCGCACCAGCTTTTGGCACTTCTCTCACTCATGCTTTTGGAGCATCAAATTCTGCTTTTGGCACTTCCAAGACTCCTGTTTTTGGAGTGTCAAGTTCTGCTTTTGGCGTTTCCGACACTCCTTCTTTTGGATCATCTTCTACTCCTTCATTCAGCTCTGGGTCTAGCCCTGCTTTTGGCCAATCAACACCAGCATTTGCCAGTAGTCCTTTTGGAACAACTACAATTGGAGCACAGGGTTCTTTTG GACCCCGATGTTCTGCACCAGCATTTGGACAGTCAACTTTTGGGGCTCAACGTGGGGGAAGTAGAGTTGCTTCTTACCCACCTACAATTGACGCTGATAGTAGCATTGGTACACAGCCTGCTGAGAAGTTGGAGTCAATTTCAGCTATGCCTGTTTACAAAGATAAAAGTCATGAGGAGCTGAGATGGGAGGATTATCAATTAGGAGATAAAG TTGGACTGCAGCCAACCGCGCGGCCCCCTGGAGGGATTTGCTTTGGTGTGTCAACTGCACCTACAAGTCCTTGTGGTTCTTCTCCAACATTTGGCCAAACATCTGCAAATCCTCATTCCATCACAAGTACCAATCCATTTAGTCTAAAATCTCCATCCTTCAGCAGTGTAGGCTTTGCAACCTCGACTACTACCTCAAACCCTTCCCAATCAACATCATCAAGCCTTTTTGACCCAATTTCCTCAACAACTTCAGTATTTATTTCACCTTTGACTCCTACATTTGGAACTGGTTCATCTCTTTTTAGTTCATCTGTCACTCCTTCATTTCCATCTTCACCATCTATTTTTGGTACTGCTGCAGTTCCTGCAGCAATGCCAGCATTTGCTACCGGTTTAAATTTTAGCAGCAGCCAAGCATCCCCTTTGTTCAATTCTACCCCTGCAATTGGGCAGGTGACCTCTACTTTTGGACAGAATACTGGTAGCTTTGACCAAACAAGCATTTTAAACACACCTTCAACTGGGTTTTGCGGGAATATGTTTTCTAGCCCTCTACTGTTGGCTCCTGCTAACAACCCAGCTGCCTTTGGCCCGGCAACTGCAAGTCGCTCAGGAAATCTTTACTATCATTCTTCCTTTTTATCATACTTATGA
- the LOC108487213 gene encoding probable cinnamyl alcohol dehydrogenase 1 isoform X1, protein MDSQTKTENCLGWAATDPTGVLSPYKFSRRPLGSDDVSIKITHCGVCYADVIWSRNMLGDSIYPLVPGHEIAGIVKEVGSNVQGIKVGDHVGVGTYVNSCRNCEYCNDGVEVQCVKGPVFTFNHIDVDGTVTKGGYSSHIVVHERYCFKIPNNYPLASAAPLLCAGITVYTPMMRYNMNQPGKSLGVIGLGGLGHMAVKFGKAFGLSVTVLSTSTSKKEEALSLLGADNFIVTSDQEQVKGLSKSLDFIIDTASGDHPFDPYLSLLKSAGVYALVGFPSEIKFSPASLNMGMKTFAGSVTGGTKMIQEMISFCAARKIYPQIEVIPIQYANEALERLVKKDVKYRFVIDIENTLK, encoded by the exons ATGGATTCCCAGACCAAAACAGAGAATTGCCTTGGATGGGCTGCTACAGATCCAACTGGTGTTCTATCACCATACAAATTCAGTCGCAG GCCTCTAGGAAGTGATGATGTTTCCATAAAAATTACTCATTGTGGAGTTTGTTATGCTGATGTTATTTGGTCGAGGAATATGTTAGGAGATTCAATATATCCTTTGGTGCCTGG TCATGAGATTGCTGGTATTGTGAAGGAGGTCGGTTCCAATGTTCAAGGCATCAAGGTCGGCGATCATGTCGGAGTGGGAACTTATGTCAACTCATGTAGAAATTGCGAGTATTGCAATGATGGCGTTGAAGTGCAATGTGTAAAAGGGCCGGTTTTCACTTTTAATCATATTGATGTTGATGGAACAGTCACAAAAGGCGGATATTCTAGCCATATTGTTGTCCACGAAAG ATACTGCTTCAAAATACCAAACAACTATCCATTGGCTTCAGCAGCACCTCTGCTTTGTGCTGGGATCACTGTTTATACACCAATGATGCGCTATAACATGAACCAACCTGGCAAATCTTTAGGGGTAATCGGGCTCGGCGGTCTTGGTCACATGGCAGTGAAGTTCGGGAAGGCTTTCGGGTTGTCAGTAACAGTTCTTAGCACGAGCACCTCTAAGAAAGAGGAAGCTCTGAGTCTGCTCGGTGCAGACAATTTTATTGTCACATCTGACCAAGAGCAGGTGAAG GGCCTATCAAAATCATTGGACTTTATAATCGACACTGCATCTGGTGATCATCCATTTGATCCCTACTTGTCTCTCCTCAAGTCTGCTGGTGTTTATGCCCTCGTTGGGTTCCCGAGTGAAATCAAATTTAGCCCTGCAAGCCTTAATATGG GTATGAAAACATTCGCAGGAAGTGTAACAGGGGGAACTAAAATGATTCAAGAAATGATAAGTTTTTGTGCTGCTCGTAAAATATACCCACAGATTGAGGTAATCCCTATCCAATACGCCAATGAAGCTCTTGAAAGGCTGGTAAAGAAAGATGTTAAGTACCGATTTGTGATCGACATCGAGAACACCCTGAAATGA